The Sulfitobacter sp. SK011 genome has a window encoding:
- a CDS encoding virulence factor encodes MPQVIIVYWRDIPAQVIVGKGRRGAKRQLPERFEQAIDRAAMKIGAEDTDAYLAEWRKADPVEVAGDSDDAVADAEAARIDAEFDRARIKALIDNDGWA; translated from the coding sequence ATGCCACAGGTCATCATCGTCTATTGGCGCGATATTCCTGCACAGGTTATTGTCGGCAAGGGGCGTCGCGGCGCAAAACGTCAGCTGCCCGAGCGTTTTGAGCAGGCAATTGACCGCGCCGCCATGAAAATTGGTGCCGAGGATACCGATGCGTATCTGGCGGAATGGCGCAAGGCAGACCCTGTTGAGGTCGCAGGCGACAGCGATGACGCCGTGGCCGACGCCGAGGCCGCGCGCATTGATGCAGAATTTGACCGAGCCCGGATCAAGGCGCTAATTGACAACGACGGTTGGGCCTGA
- a CDS encoding ABC transporter permease, which translates to MVALTPVSRTPVNFYLPVVAAFGAFAGLLVGTAQGSGLLGVIIGAALMAGIAYVLTKLIPSERTGRWGLFVLTALAGAWVGGLPGFLIGGAFGWFFGWLSFWLYEGRYRAKLAPYLTPSQVLWHYAFRVICGMIFIFLITPIIVVMPLSFNAQDFFTFTPEMLRFDPEGYSLKHYRDFFNNQDWQNAVRNSIRIAPVATLLSVGFGTLAAIGLSQPHVPFRRAIMAVLISPMIVPLIISAAGMYFFYSRIGLQGTYIGVVLAHAALGIPFVIITVTATLVGFDNSLTRAAANMGASPVRTFFKVQMPLILPGVISGGLFAFITSFDEVVVVLFVGSAGQKTLPWQMFTGLREQISPTILAVATLLVVISIMLLTTLELLRRRSERLRGMSPT; encoded by the coding sequence ATGGTTGCTTTGACACCCGTTTCGCGCACACCTGTTAACTTCTACCTGCCCGTGGTTGCCGCTTTTGGCGCATTCGCCGGTCTGCTCGTCGGCACCGCGCAAGGCAGCGGTCTTTTGGGGGTGATCATTGGCGCCGCGTTGATGGCGGGGATTGCCTATGTCCTGACCAAACTGATCCCGAGCGAACGCACCGGACGCTGGGGTCTCTTTGTGTTGACGGCCCTTGCCGGTGCCTGGGTCGGCGGCTTGCCCGGCTTTCTCATCGGGGGTGCGTTCGGCTGGTTCTTTGGCTGGCTCAGCTTTTGGCTTTACGAAGGGCGTTACCGCGCCAAGCTCGCGCCTTATCTCACACCCAGTCAGGTGTTATGGCACTACGCGTTCCGCGTGATCTGTGGGATGATCTTTATCTTTTTGATCACACCGATAATCGTCGTGATGCCGCTCAGCTTCAATGCGCAGGATTTCTTTACCTTTACACCAGAGATGTTGCGCTTTGATCCAGAGGGCTATTCCCTCAAGCATTATCGCGATTTCTTTAACAATCAGGACTGGCAGAATGCGGTGCGCAACTCGATCCGCATTGCCCCTGTCGCCACGCTTTTGTCGGTTGGCTTTGGTACCCTCGCTGCAATCGGGTTGAGCCAGCCGCATGTACCGTTCCGCCGCGCGATCATGGCTGTGCTGATCTCACCGATGATTGTGCCACTGATCATTTCAGCTGCGGGCATGTACTTTTTCTACAGCCGTATTGGCCTTCAGGGGACCTATATCGGGGTGGTTCTGGCGCATGCGGCCCTCGGCATTCCGTTCGTAATCATCACCGTGACGGCAACGCTTGTGGGGTTTGACAATTCGCTGACCCGCGCGGCCGCCAATATGGGGGCAAGTCCGGTGCGAACCTTCTTCAAGGTGCAGATGCCGTTAATTTTGCCGGGTGTGATTTCGGGTGGCTTGTTTGCTTTCATCACGTCCTTTGATGAAGTTGTTGTGGTGCTCTTTGTTGGCTCTGCCGGCCAGAAAACCCTGCCATGGCAGATGTTTACCGGCCTGCGCGAACAGATCAGCCCGACCATTCTGGCGGTTGCAACATTGCTGGTCGTAATCTCAATCATGCTGCTGACAACCCTTGAGCTTTTGCGGCGCAGATCAGAACGGTTGCGTGGGATGTCGCCAACATAA
- a CDS encoding RlmE family RNA methyltransferase, protein MTKTPDGKNTSGRGQRDLKVKVKSARGRKLSSTRWLQRQLNDPYVKRAKAEGYRGRAAFKILELDDKFRFLVPGARIVDLGCAPGGWCQVAVKRCNVLGERGGKAVGTILGIDLQEMEPIAGCELHQLDFMEDDADLKVKELLGGKADVVMSDMAASASGHKQTDHLRIIALCEAAAYFAFDVLEEGGTFVAKVLAGGAEGDLQKLLKQRFEKVANIKPPASRSDSSEKFVVATGFKGAA, encoded by the coding sequence ATGACCAAGACACCTGATGGCAAGAACACTTCGGGGCGCGGACAGCGGGACCTCAAGGTCAAGGTCAAGTCGGCGCGCGGGCGCAAGCTTAGCTCGACGCGCTGGTTGCAACGGCAGTTGAACGACCCTTATGTCAAACGCGCCAAAGCCGAAGGCTATCGCGGACGCGCGGCCTTTAAGATATTGGAACTGGATGATAAATTCCGGTTCCTCGTGCCCGGAGCGCGGATTGTCGATCTGGGCTGCGCGCCCGGTGGCTGGTGTCAGGTTGCGGTTAAACGTTGCAACGTGCTGGGCGAACGTGGCGGCAAGGCGGTTGGCACAATTCTGGGCATTGATCTGCAGGAGATGGAGCCGATTGCAGGCTGTGAGCTGCATCAGCTCGACTTTATGGAAGACGACGCAGATCTCAAGGTCAAGGAACTGCTGGGCGGCAAGGCAGATGTGGTGATGTCCGACATGGCGGCCTCGGCCTCGGGCCACAAACAGACCGACCATTTGCGCATCATCGCTCTTTGTGAGGCGGCGGCTTATTTCGCCTTTGATGTCCTGGAAGAAGGCGGGACATTTGTCGCAAAAGTTCTTGCGGGCGGGGCCGAAGGTGACTTGCAAAAACTGCTCAAACAACGGTTCGAAAAAGTAGCAAATATCAAACCGCCAGCAAGCCGATCCGACAGTTCTGAAAAATTTGTCGTGGCGACCGGGTTCAAAGGGGCTGCGTAA
- a CDS encoding response regulator codes for MTLNILAVDDSRTMRDMIRLALLPAGFTVHTADDGVHGIEVLDGIAPDAIITDINMPRMDGFGFIVAVRGQEKHRATPILVLTTEAAPDLKQRARQAGATGWIVKPFDPEKLVKALHMVAG; via the coding sequence ATGACACTCAACATACTTGCCGTCGATGACAGCCGCACCATGCGCGACATGATCCGTCTGGCGCTGCTGCCCGCGGGATTTACGGTGCACACAGCTGACGACGGCGTCCATGGTATTGAGGTTCTGGATGGCATAGCGCCGGATGCCATCATAACGGACATCAACATGCCGCGCATGGATGGCTTTGGCTTCATCGTCGCAGTACGCGGACAGGAAAAACATCGCGCCACACCAATCCTTGTCCTGACCACCGAAGCCGCCCCCGATCTGAAACAGCGCGCGCGGCAGGCGGGTGCAACCGGTTGGATCGTCAAGCCCTTCGATCCTGAAAAACTGGTCAAAGCGCTGCACATGGTTGCGGGATAA
- a CDS encoding Ppx/GppA phosphatase family protein, translating to MAPQRPKGAGALEKDTIPALSPAPVPPRSSELYAALDLGTNSCRMLIAQPKGSGFHVVDSFSKSVQLGSGLEKTGRLSRGSMARTIQALRICQQKLRRNKVRRMRLVATEACRRALNGEEFMKRIHRETGLRLDIIKPEEEAQLAVISCAPLVNRKTENLLVVDIGGGSTELVWIDIKHVPKADRAQSIMRLHSGFSQALSDIPAAKVVDWISVPLGVATLRDQFSDVEDDAARFALMSWFFEENLTEFTPYQSAQPQERFQIVGTSGTVTTVAASHLGLKRYDRTKVDGLRMSSQQIDKVIHSYLAMGPGGRRADPRIGQDRSALIMSGVAILQALMRCWPTDRLSVADRGLREGLLYAQMSADGVLEEGKY from the coding sequence ATGGCGCCACAGCGTCCCAAAGGTGCGGGGGCGCTCGAAAAGGACACGATACCGGCTCTGAGCCCCGCGCCAGTTCCGCCCAGATCGTCCGAACTCTATGCGGCCCTCGATCTGGGTACAAATAGTTGCCGCATGTTGATCGCGCAGCCCAAGGGCAGCGGTTTTCATGTTGTCGACAGTTTTTCCAAGTCCGTCCAATTGGGATCGGGTCTGGAAAAGACCGGGCGATTGTCGCGCGGATCCATGGCGCGTACCATTCAGGCATTGCGCATTTGTCAGCAAAAACTGCGCCGCAACAAAGTCCGCCGAATGCGGTTGGTCGCGACCGAAGCCTGCCGTCGGGCGCTGAACGGTGAAGAATTCATGAAGCGCATTCACCGCGAAACGGGTTTGCGGCTCGACATCATCAAACCCGAGGAAGAGGCGCAGCTTGCGGTGATTTCCTGCGCGCCGCTGGTCAACCGCAAGACCGAGAACCTGTTGGTGGTGGACATTGGCGGCGGGTCTACCGAACTTGTCTGGATCGACATCAAACATGTGCCCAAGGCGGATCGCGCCCAATCCATCATGCGGCTGCATTCGGGGTTTTCCCAAGCGCTCTCTGACATTCCCGCGGCCAAAGTGGTGGACTGGATTTCTGTGCCATTGGGGGTGGCGACCTTGCGGGATCAGTTTTCCGATGTCGAAGATGATGCGGCGCGGTTTGCCTTGATGAGCTGGTTTTTTGAAGAAAATTTGACGGAGTTCACGCCCTATCAATCCGCGCAGCCGCAGGAACGGTTTCAGATTGTCGGCACTTCCGGCACCGTGACGACGGTGGCGGCCAGCCATCTGGGGCTCAAACGATATGACCGGACCAAGGTGGACGGCTTGCGCATGAGCAGTCAACAAATAGATAAGGTGATCCATTCGTATCTTGCGATGGGGCCGGGAGGCAGGCGGGCAGATCCGCGCATTGGGCAGGACCGCTCGGCGCTGATCATGTCGGGGGTCGCCATTTTGCAGGCCTTGATGCGGTGCTGGCCCACGGACCGGTTGTCAGTTGCAGATCGCGGTCTGCGCGAAGGGCTGCTATATGCGCAGATGAGCGCCGATGGCGTATTGGAAGAAGGTAAATACTGA
- a CDS encoding STAS domain-containing protein, with protein MAETLSLEGKLDLSAVPQLHDDLMACAGKDVIVSLAKVTQLGALCAQTLIAAANSARAGGHDFTLAEPSDRVLGQLAAMGMTPEMIMEGSE; from the coding sequence ATGGCTGAGACCTTATCGCTGGAAGGCAAGCTTGATCTGTCCGCTGTCCCGCAATTGCATGATGATCTGATGGCATGTGCGGGCAAGGACGTGATCGTCAGCCTCGCCAAGGTGACCCAATTGGGGGCGCTTTGCGCGCAAACGCTGATTGCCGCCGCCAATTCCGCGCGCGCAGGCGGCCATGATTTCACATTGGCCGAACCAAGCGACCGCGTTCTGGGCCAACTCGCCGCAATGGGCATGACCCCGGAAATGATCATGGAAGGGTCCGAATGA
- a CDS encoding ABC transporter ATP-binding protein translates to MSEKATRDGFVVFDRVQKSYDGENLVVKDLNLSIGKGEFLTMLGPSGSGKTTCLMMLAGFETATHGDILLDGKPINNISPHKRGIGMVFQNYALFPHMTIAENLSFPLEVRNMSKSDREAKVKRALDMVQMGEFGGRRPAQLSGGQQQRVALSRALVFEPDLVLMDEPLGALDKQLREHMQFEIKHIADNLGITVVYVTHDQTEALTMSDRVAVFEDGRIQQLAPPDELYEEPQNSFVAQFIGENNTLQGVVKEINGDVALIQLDDGSLIDAKPVNVSKAGERTQVSIRPERVEFQKERLKKGSHTLKAEVLEFIYMGDIFRTRLRVAGNDNFIVKTRNAPNQVRLEPGTTVEIGWQAEDCRALDA, encoded by the coding sequence TTGTCTGAAAAAGCCACTCGCGACGGTTTCGTCGTTTTTGACCGCGTTCAAAAGAGTTACGATGGCGAGAACCTCGTCGTTAAAGACCTTAACCTTTCGATTGGAAAAGGCGAGTTTCTGACAATGCTTGGGCCCTCAGGGTCTGGTAAAACCACCTGTCTGATGATGCTCGCCGGGTTTGAGACCGCGACGCATGGTGACATACTGTTGGATGGCAAGCCAATCAACAACATCTCGCCCCACAAACGCGGTATCGGCATGGTTTTCCAGAACTATGCGCTCTTTCCCCACATGACGATTGCGGAAAACCTGTCCTTCCCTCTGGAAGTGCGCAACATGAGCAAATCCGATCGCGAAGCGAAGGTGAAACGCGCGCTTGATATGGTGCAAATGGGTGAATTCGGCGGCCGTCGCCCTGCCCAACTGTCCGGTGGTCAACAACAGCGTGTCGCCCTGAGCCGTGCATTGGTCTTTGAACCTGACCTGGTTCTTATGGACGAACCTTTGGGTGCTCTCGACAAACAACTGCGCGAACATATGCAGTTTGAAATCAAACACATCGCTGACAATCTGGGCATCACCGTTGTTTACGTGACCCACGATCAGACCGAAGCTTTGACCATGTCAGACCGGGTCGCTGTGTTTGAAGATGGCCGCATCCAGCAACTTGCGCCACCAGATGAGCTTTATGAAGAACCACAAAACAGCTTTGTTGCGCAATTTATCGGCGAAAACAACACGCTACAGGGCGTTGTGAAAGAGATAAACGGCGATGTTGCCTTGATCCAACTGGATGATGGCAGCCTGATCGATGCCAAGCCCGTGAACGTCAGCAAGGCCGGTGAACGCACGCAGGTCTCGATCCGTCCTGAACGGGTTGAATTCCAAAAGGAGCGTTTGAAAAAAGGCTCCCATACGCTCAAGGCTGAGGTGCTGGAATTCATCTATATGGGTGATATTTTCCGCACCCGCCTGCGGGTGGCTGGCAATGATAATTTTATCGTCAAAACCCGCAACGCGCCCAATCAGGTGCGTTTGGAACCTGGTACAACCGTCGAAATCGGTTGGCAGGCCGAAGATTGCCGCGCGCTGGACGCTTAG
- a CDS encoding methylenetetrahydrofolate reductase, with protein sequence MALLNFRRKEAPAPVLPTAEIEAFLQDYSIEVMPRTAEKVEDFRTLLPDGTRVYIAHIEGTPIEDMVATAKRLNADGYRVMPHFPARIIKDKATLADWIGRYQGEADVKQALLLAGGVTSPHGDFSDSMQLMETGLFDQAGFERLHVAGHPEGNRDIDTDGTMTGVTAALKWKNEFQTRTDAKMAIATQFAFEAKPIIAWADSLKEAGITLPVHIGIAGPAKLQTLIKFAIACGVGPSLKVLQKRALDVTKLLLPYEPTDVISELALHKAANPDFNISHVHFFPLGGIKTNATWAIENGGDAAQPANAV encoded by the coding sequence ATGGCTTTACTGAATTTCCGCCGCAAGGAGGCACCCGCCCCCGTTCTGCCCACCGCAGAGATCGAAGCGTTCTTGCAGGATTACTCCATCGAGGTGATGCCACGCACCGCCGAGAAGGTTGAGGATTTCCGCACGCTGCTGCCAGATGGGACCCGCGTCTATATCGCCCATATCGAAGGCACCCCGATCGAAGACATGGTCGCCACCGCCAAACGCCTGAATGCGGATGGATATCGGGTGATGCCGCATTTTCCCGCGCGCATCATCAAGGACAAAGCGACGCTGGCCGATTGGATCGGCCGCTATCAGGGTGAGGCAGACGTCAAACAGGCGCTGCTGCTGGCCGGTGGCGTGACAAGCCCGCATGGCGATTTCAGCGATTCAATGCAGCTGATGGAAACCGGCCTGTTTGATCAGGCAGGATTTGAGCGTCTGCATGTCGCGGGCCACCCGGAGGGCAACCGAGACATTGACACCGACGGCACCATGACAGGTGTGACTGCCGCGCTGAAATGGAAAAACGAATTCCAGACCCGCACGGATGCCAAGATGGCCATTGCCACGCAATTTGCATTCGAGGCCAAGCCGATCATCGCATGGGCCGACAGCCTGAAAGAGGCTGGCATCACCCTGCCCGTTCACATCGGTATCGCGGGCCCGGCCAAGCTGCAAACGCTGATCAAATTTGCCATTGCCTGCGGGGTTGGGCCATCGCTCAAAGTTCTGCAAAAACGGGCGTTGGATGTCACCAAGCTGCTGTTGCCTTATGAACCCACAGATGTGATCAGTGAACTGGCCCTGCACAAAGCGGCCAACCCTGACTTTAACATCTCTCATGTGCATTTCTTTCCGCTGGGCGGGATCAAGACCAATGCCACATGGGCCATCGAAAACGGTGGCGACGCTGCCCAACCTGCAAACGCCGTCTAA
- a CDS encoding extracellular solute-binding protein, translated as MKLTKTLMATSALTIAAAGMSFADGHMASEMTIVSWGGAYSASQQNAYHDPYSANTGTKIINDESSPEAVAKLRAMKEAGNVTWDLVDVEAADAIRLCDEGLAMEYDPDELLAAAPDGTSASDDFGDMIVSDCFIPQIVFSTTFGYRTDMVPAGTEAPTGACDVFDLEKYPGKRALNKQPIANMEWALICDGVAYEDVYDTLETDEGQQKALDKLATIKDQTIWWSAAAEPIQLLADGEVFMASSYNGRLFSAIVEQSQPIGMAWDWQMFDLDGWVIPAGLPDDRLARVKDYVMFATDTQRLADQAKYISYGPARMSSAPLVGQHATLGIDMGPHMPTDPANAENTFVNNYSWWADYRDDLDAKFQAWLTQ; from the coding sequence ATGAAATTGACCAAAACGCTTATGGCAACCTCTGCACTTACGATTGCGGCAGCAGGTATGTCTTTTGCTGATGGCCACATGGCCAGCGAAATGACCATCGTAAGCTGGGGTGGTGCCTATTCAGCGTCACAGCAGAACGCCTATCACGACCCCTATTCCGCAAACACGGGCACTAAGATCATCAATGATGAATCCTCGCCCGAGGCTGTCGCCAAGCTGCGCGCCATGAAAGAAGCAGGAAACGTGACTTGGGATCTTGTCGACGTCGAAGCGGCGGATGCCATTCGTCTGTGCGACGAAGGTCTGGCGATGGAATATGATCCAGATGAACTGTTGGCAGCGGCACCTGATGGCACCTCTGCTTCGGATGATTTCGGCGATATGATTGTCAGCGACTGCTTCATTCCGCAAATCGTCTTCTCGACCACATTCGGCTATCGCACCGACATGGTCCCTGCAGGCACTGAGGCCCCAACAGGGGCGTGCGACGTGTTCGACCTGGAAAAGTATCCGGGCAAACGCGCGCTCAACAAGCAGCCAATCGCGAACATGGAGTGGGCGCTGATTTGTGACGGCGTTGCATATGAAGATGTTTATGACACTCTTGAGACAGACGAGGGTCAGCAAAAGGCGCTCGACAAGCTTGCAACCATCAAGGATCAGACGATCTGGTGGTCAGCCGCTGCCGAACCGATTCAGCTTCTGGCCGATGGCGAAGTCTTCATGGCATCGTCTTATAACGGTCGTCTGTTTTCCGCCATCGTCGAACAAAGCCAGCCGATCGGCATGGCGTGGGATTGGCAGATGTTTGACCTTGACGGTTGGGTCATCCCCGCCGGATTGCCAGACGATCGTCTTGCGCGGGTGAAAGACTATGTCATGTTCGCGACAGACACGCAGCGCCTGGCAGATCAGGCGAAGTACATCAGCTATGGTCCGGCACGTATGTCTTCGGCACCGCTGGTTGGCCAACATGCGACCCTCGGTATCGACATGGGCCCGCATATGCCAACCGATCCGGCGAACGCAGAGAACACATTCGTGAACAACTATTCATGGTGGGCAGATTATCGCGACGATCTTGATGCGAAATTCCAGGCATGGTTGACGCAATAA
- a CDS encoding methyltetrahydrofolate cobalamin methyltransferase — MTRTIVESKTKTAIIGFDQPFCVIGERINPTGRKILAEELERGDFSRVEADAIAQMAAGANILDVNSGAVFSNKMAEDPRYADNNFVEPMLMPEMIKIVQSVVDIPICIDSSVPGALENGLKACEGRPLLNSVTGEEERLELVLPLVKKYNVPVVAISNDDTGISEDPDVRFAVAKKIVERAADFGIPAHDIVVDPLVMPIGAMATAGHQVFTLVRRLREELGVNTTCGASNISFGLPNRHGINNAFLPMAMGAGMTSAIMNPVGLPVNAAKIAEKKAEIAATGIILPEDMDDEVFVQLFGMGSTLPRAGKEMEAIRAANFLFDRDPHGGDWIKFNKVAPKAGQEGRGRAGRVGGRRRG, encoded by the coding sequence ATGACCCGCACAATTGTCGAATCCAAAACCAAGACCGCCATCATCGGCTTTGATCAGCCCTTCTGTGTGATCGGCGAACGGATCAACCCCACAGGCCGCAAGATTTTGGCCGAAGAGTTGGAGCGCGGCGATTTCAGCCGTGTCGAGGCAGACGCGATTGCGCAGATGGCTGCGGGCGCAAACATTCTGGACGTGAACTCCGGTGCGGTGTTCTCAAACAAGATGGCAGAAGACCCCCGCTATGCCGACAACAACTTTGTTGAGCCGATGCTGATGCCCGAAATGATCAAGATCGTGCAGTCCGTTGTCGATATCCCGATCTGTATCGACAGCTCAGTGCCGGGTGCGCTTGAAAACGGGCTGAAGGCCTGTGAAGGTCGGCCACTGTTGAACTCAGTCACCGGCGAAGAAGAGCGGCTGGAACTGGTTTTGCCGCTGGTCAAGAAATACAATGTGCCGGTGGTGGCGATTTCCAACGATGACACAGGCATCTCTGAGGACCCGGATGTGCGCTTTGCCGTGGCCAAAAAGATTGTCGAACGGGCCGCTGATTTTGGCATTCCCGCGCATGACATCGTGGTGGATCCGCTGGTGATGCCCATTGGCGCGATGGCGACAGCCGGCCATCAGGTGTTCACGCTGGTGCGCCGCCTGCGCGAAGAACTGGGTGTGAACACGACCTGTGGCGCGTCCAACATCAGCTTTGGCTTGCCCAACCGCCATGGCATCAACAATGCGTTCCTGCCCATGGCAATGGGTGCGGGCATGACGTCTGCGATCATGAACCCTGTTGGCCTGCCGGTGAATGCGGCCAAGATCGCCGAGAAAAAGGCCGAGATTGCCGCAACCGGGATCATTCTGCCCGAAGACATGGACGACGAAGTCTTTGTGCAACTGTTCGGTATGGGTTCCACCTTGCCGCGTGCGGGCAAGGAAATGGAAGCAATCCGCGCTGCCAACTTCTTGTTTGATCGCGACCCGCACGGCGGCGACTGGATCAAGTTCAACAAGGTGGCCCCCAAAGCAGGCCAGGAAGGCCGGGGGCGCGCGGGCCGGGTCGGCGGCAGACGCCGCGGCTAA
- a CDS encoding ABC transporter permease — protein sequence MSDTTTKGPVLAADGTPLKKSLNRALRLQKLRALALIAPLLIFVLVTFVAPIADMLFRSVENDIVSETLPRTTTLLQEWDPESPAPPDANVFKAFYEDMFIAQEGKTHTVLGGRLNYELTGMSSLFRKSGRKVEDMGEVYQDQFEDLNAFWKDGENWNALMGSDQWLEEMAGWDPKSNAKQPRFELRDGIEEILPETSAKFRGYATFVQTVDEDNLAKEDPWALIYSSLYDDLTAEGAASLGNYAGPAAAELQEAAAAAESFETVDFVAAFKEIDKDWVNPKVWQTIHTYSPTITNGYFLNAIDMQKSPSGPQMRPENQQIYLKLFWRTMVMSVMITGSCILLGYPVAWILANLPARTANLLMILVLLPFWTSLLVRTSAWKVMLQQQGVINDTLVWLGIVGTDDRLALINNQTGTIIAMTHILLPFMILPLYSVMATIPQTYLRAAKSLGATNWTAFWRVYFPQSVPGIGAGSILVFILAIGYYITPEIVGGTSGTFISNRIAYHISSSLNWGLGAALGAILLAAVMMLYYAYDKIVGIDNVKLGG from the coding sequence ATGAGCGATACAACCACAAAAGGTCCGGTCCTTGCCGCAGATGGCACCCCGCTCAAGAAATCTTTGAATCGCGCCCTGCGGTTGCAGAAACTTCGCGCCCTGGCACTTATCGCGCCCTTGCTGATCTTTGTGCTGGTCACATTTGTGGCCCCCATTGCCGACATGCTGTTTCGCTCGGTTGAAAACGACATCGTGTCAGAGACGCTGCCGCGCACGACCACCTTGTTGCAAGAATGGGACCCCGAAAGCCCGGCACCGCCGGATGCCAATGTTTTCAAAGCGTTTTACGAAGACATGTTCATCGCACAAGAGGGCAAAACCCACACAGTGCTTGGGGGACGCCTGAACTACGAACTCACCGGCATGTCGTCCTTGTTTCGCAAGTCCGGTCGCAAGGTCGAGGACATGGGCGAAGTCTATCAGGATCAATTCGAGGACCTGAATGCATTCTGGAAAGACGGCGAAAACTGGAATGCCCTCATGGGGTCGGACCAATGGCTTGAAGAGATGGCGGGCTGGGACCCAAAATCAAACGCCAAACAACCGCGTTTCGAATTGCGTGACGGCATCGAAGAGATTCTGCCGGAGACCTCTGCCAAGTTCCGTGGATATGCGACTTTCGTCCAAACCGTCGACGAGGACAATCTGGCCAAGGAAGACCCCTGGGCCTTGATTTATTCATCGCTTTACGACGACCTGACAGCAGAAGGTGCCGCATCACTGGGCAATTATGCAGGCCCCGCCGCGGCAGAGTTGCAGGAGGCCGCGGCCGCCGCTGAAAGCTTTGAAACGGTTGATTTTGTTGCCGCGTTCAAGGAGATCGACAAAGACTGGGTTAATCCCAAAGTCTGGCAGACAATCCACACCTACTCGCCAACGATTACCAACGGCTATTTTCTGAATGCCATTGATATGCAAAAATCACCCAGCGGCCCCCAAATGCGCCCCGAAAACCAACAGATTTATCTCAAGCTGTTTTGGCGGACGATGGTCATGTCGGTGATGATCACCGGATCTTGCATCTTGCTTGGTTATCCTGTCGCGTGGATTTTGGCGAACCTGCCCGCGCGCACGGCGAACCTGTTGATGATCCTCGTGCTGTTGCCATTCTGGACATCGCTGCTGGTGCGCACATCGGCCTGGAAGGTGATGTTGCAGCAACAAGGTGTGATCAACGACACGCTTGTCTGGCTTGGGATAGTTGGTACCGACGATCGATTGGCGCTGATCAACAACCAGACCGGCACGATCATCGCGATGACGCATATCCTGCTGCCGTTCATGATCCTGCCGCTTTATTCGGTGATGGCCACGATCCCGCAGACCTATCTGCGTGCGGCCAAGTCATTGGGGGCCACCAACTGGACCGCGTTCTGGCGGGTGTATTTCCCGCAATCGGTGCCGGGCATCGGGGCGGGGTCGATCCTCGTCTTCATCCTAGCCATCGGCTATTACATCACGCCGGAAATCGTTGGCGGTACCTCGGGTACGTTCATTTCAAACCGGATCGCCTATCACATATCAAGTTCGCTGAACTGGGGTCTGGGGGCGGCACTGGGTGCGATCCTGCTCGCTGCGGTGATGATGCTTTATTATGCCTATGACAAGATTGTCGGCATCGACAACGTCAAGCTGGGAGGTTGA